Proteins from a single region of Gossypium arboreum isolate Shixiya-1 chromosome 1, ASM2569848v2, whole genome shotgun sequence:
- the LOC108480799 gene encoding uncharacterized exonuclease domain-containing protein At3g15140 yields MANLTRIPVGRIFSFWSRSLSSPIKNPFFSSTLSHVPSYKISTTAHYSSPPPSPPPPLSAAMNTQVFSSSSRWRPMCLYFTQGKCTQMDDPSHLEKFNHDCSRDLQVNGTDIEKKRSQNVDFLLVIDLEGKVEILEFPVLLIDAKSLSLVDFFHRFVRPTKMSEQSVNKYIEGKYGEIGVDRVWHDTAQPFKEVMQQFEAWLSQHNLWEKERGGRLTRAAFVTCGNWDLKTKIPQQCEVSGIKLPPYFMEWINLKDVYLNFYGREARGMMSMMKQLEIPSLGCHHLGIDDSKNIARVLQRMLVDGALMQVTAKRNPVSQKVEFLFENRIQHPSRQRQ; encoded by the exons ATGGCTAACCTTACTAGGATTCCTGTCGGTCGAATCTTTAGCTTCTGGAGCCGTTCATTGTCTTCTCCAATCAAAAACCCATTCTTCAGTTCCACTCTATCTCATGTTCCTTCATACAAAATTTCAACAACAGCCCATTACTCATCTCCTCCGCCTTCACCTCCTCCTCCTTTGTCTGCTGCAATGAATACCCAAGTCTTTAGCAGCAGTAGTCGTTGGAGGCCCATGTGTTTGTACTTCACTCAAGGCAAGTGTACCCAG ATGGATGATCCTTCCCATCTAGAGAAATTTAATCATGACTGTTCCAGGGATCTTCAAGTTAATGGCACTGACATTGAGAAAAAACGCTCTCAAAATGTGGATTTTCTTTTGGTGATTGATCTGGAAGGGAAAGTCGAGATACTCGAGTTTCCTGTGCTGCTTATAGATGCAaaatccttgagtttagtggatTTCTTTCACAG GTTTGTGAGGCCGACTAAAATGAGTGAGCAATCAGTAAACAAATACATTGAAGGAAAATATGGTGAAATCGGGGTTGATAG AGTCTGGCATGATACGGCTCAGCCATTTAAGGAAGTTATGCAGCAGTTTGAAGCTTGGCTAAGTCAACATAACCTATGGGAAAAGGAAAGGGGTGGCCGCCTTACTCGTGCAGCATTTGTAACTTG TGGAAACTGGGATTTGAAGACGAAGATCCCTCAGCAATGTGAAGTTTCTGGGATCAAGCTACCTCCATATTTTATGGAATGGATCAATCTAAAGGATGTATATCTAAACTTTTATGGCCGTGAG GCCAGAGGAATGATGTCAATGATGAAACAACTCGAAATCCCATCGTTGGGATGTCACCATCTAGGTATTGATGACTCGAAAAATATAGCAAGGGTACTGCAACGCATGCTTGTCGATGGAGCGCTTATGCAAGTTACTGCAAAGAGAAATCCTGTATCTCAAAAAGTTGAATTTCTCTTTGAGAACCGTATCCAACATCCATCGAGACAAAGGCAATAA
- the LOC108480729 gene encoding E3 SUMO-protein ligase MMS21: MASTSASRSDGVSSRIRRAASNLNSDNQLLVSDIRKALNLMKDIAVDLERDNQSDMVKQLENAVAELVEAHENCLHYSSAIHSVAEAYRPGPELTDFKKLLDTEFEKVKAGSSSHPQNHPLMHQFQQAVWNVHHAGQPMPGEEQEDIIMTSTESSIKNLKCPLTGKHITELTEPVRSMDCKHIYEKNAILIYIKSHHNNAKCPESACPKMVHAKRVICDPLLLVEIEEQRTLSRQTARTDVVEDFTEMEPHDEDST, encoded by the exons ATGGCGTCGACGTCGGCATCTCGGTCTGATGGCGTTTCTTCCAGAATCAGACGCGCGGCTTCCAATCTTAACTCTGACAATCAATTGCTTGTATCC GATATAAGGAAAGCTTTGAATTTGATGAAGGACATCGCTGTAGACTTGGAGAGAGATAATCAATCTGACATG GTGAAGCAGCTAGAAAATGCTGTTGCTGAGCTGGTAGAAGCTCATGAAAACTGTCTACATTATTCATCAGCAATTCATTCTGTTGCAGAGGCATACCGACCAGGGCCTGAG TTAACTGATTTTAAGAAGTTGCTTGACACCGAGTTTGAAAAAGTCAAAGCTGGTTCATCTTCACATCCACAGAATCATCCACTGATGCATCAGTTCCAGCAAGCTGTCTGG AACGTTCATCATGCTGGACAACCAATGCCAGGTGAAGAGCAGGAGGATATTATTATGACCAGTACAGAGAGCAGTATTAAGAATCTTAAATGTCCATTGACTGGAAAGCATATTACTGAACTAACAGAACCAGTTCGCAG CATGGACTGCAAGCACATTTACGAAAAGAATGCTATCCTGATCTACATAAAATCCCATCATAACAATGCCAAATGCCCTGAATCAG CTTGCCCTAAGATGGTGCATGCAAAAAGAGTTATTTGCGATCCATTGTTACTCGTTGAGATAGAGGAGCAACGCACATTGAGTAGACAGACTGCTAGAACTGATGTGGTAGAAGATTTCACAGAAATGGAGCCTCATGATGAAGATAGTACGTGA
- the LOC108482531 gene encoding homeobox-leucine zipper protein ATHB-52, producing the protein MDFQSQKLYSPKYNKKRLNQEQVRLLERSFSANKKLEPELKLQLANQLGVPPRQVAIWYQNKRARWKTQSLELDYNTLQVKLENALSEKRRLEKDVKYLQEELRKAQETMFAMKNNQRANHHHHQQQQDQPLNYFVSCNSTGSSEEGGSSSFHEDHEVLQIDELYACLIGGDRSTWS; encoded by the coding sequence ATGGATTTCCAAAGCCAAAAACTATATTCCCCAAAATACAATAAAAAGAGGCTAAACCAAGAGCAAGTAAGGTTGCTAGAGAGAAGTTTCAGTGCCAACAAGAAGCTTGAACCAGAGCTCAAACTTCAACTCGCTAACCAGCTGGGTGTTCCACCGAGACAAGTGGCGATTTGGTACCAAAACAAGCGAGCCCGATGGAAGACACAGAGCTTGGAACTCGATTACAACACACTTCAAGTGAAACTAGAGAATGCATTGTCTGAAAAAAGAAGGCTCGAGAAAGATGTCAAGTATCTTCAAGAAGAGTTGAGGAAAGCTCAAGAGACTATGTTTGCCATGAAAAATAATCAAAGAgctaatcatcatcatcatcaacaacaaCAAGATCAGCCTCTTAACTACTTTGTTTCTTGCAATTCGACAGGGTCTAGTGAAGAAGGGGGAAGCTCGAGCTTTCATGAAGATCATGAAGTGTTGCAAATTGATGAACTCTATGCTTGTTTGATTGGTGGTGATAGGTCAACTTGGAGTTAA
- the LOC108481655 gene encoding uncharacterized protein LOC108481655: MSKAYDRVEWGFLQAVMLQMGFTREWVDLIMKCITTTSHAVFINGSRARIFQPFRGLRQGDPLSPFLFLMCSEGLSSLMRLAMGEGLLRGVKASRRGPEISHILFADDCILFREETTRRAKVMKEILKQYESCSGQCVNFEKSTIFYSWNSTGDIKKEISELLGVRVSTNLEKYLGLPNMVGRRKKESFQNLKDRISWKIEGWSSRLLSQGGKEIFIKSVLQAIPTYAMSCFLLPNLLCEEFEKIFAKFWWQKGYGKRDFKVADLINNAERKWKRELIVNTFGEEDASRILRIPLARELHSDFMVWSGEQSGEFSVRSAYKLLQTSDPRAYDLQNIYRDFYKRIWLLNLPTKMKVTIWKLSWNYMLTRVNMQHRKLVSNSVCPRCDIGAETMDHIFRKCPISVSVWSALEIPNILQDTDLEFIQWLIGILTRHSSSQSRLIGCALWAIWGDRNTRIHDKVSRSGQEIAAFVKNYIKELDGVESRKSKNWKEVEQWKHPPGQAAKINFDGAYDARLFQSASGIVVRNREGDVLLSCSEIHEEVPSAFAAEAIACKKATQIGIKMKGSDIIIEGDSLSVIKKCKTEKQDKSQIGAFIHDIQQATSRSKHLRFEHIPRSANGLAHMLATETLRTKEEIYLVEGVPRFAELQKVIDGEREPD; encoded by the exons ATGAGTAAAGCTTACGATAGAGTTGAATGGGGCTTCCTTCAGGCTGTAATGTTACAAATGGGATTCACAAGAGAGTGGGTAGACCTTATTATGAAGTGCATTACTACTACCTCTCATGCAGTTTTTATTAACGGAAGCAGGGCAAGAATTTTTCAACCATTTAGGGGGCTTCGACAAGGTGATCCTCTtagcccttttctttttcttatgtgCAGTGAAGGTCTCTCATCTTTGATGAGATTGGCGATGGGGGAAGGGTTGTTAAGAGGCGTAAAGGCTAGTAGAAGAGGCCCGGAGATTTCCCACATTCTTTTCGCCGACGATTGCATTCTGTTCAGAGAAGAAACAACTAGGAGAGCTAAGGTGATGAAAGAAATTTTAAAGCAATATGAAAGCTGTTCAGGCCAATGtgtcaactttgaaaaatcaacaATTTTTTATAGCTGGAATTCAACAGGAGACATAAAGAAAGAAATTTCAGAGTTGCTAGGAGTGAGAGTTTCAACAAACTTGGAGAAATATCTAGGGCTCCCTAACATGGTTGGCAGAAGAAAGAAGGAGTCTTTTCAAAACCTTAAGGACAGGATTTCTTGGAAAATTGAAGGATGGAGCAGTAGACTATTATCACAAGGGGGAAAGGAAATCTTCATCAAATCAGTGCTCCAAGCTATACCTACCTATGCTATGTCTTGTTTCCTTCTACCAAATTTATTATGTGAAgagtttgaaaagattttcgcTAAATTTTGGTGGCAAAAAGGATACGGGAAGAGAG ATTTTAAAGTTGCTGATTTGATTAATAACGCTGaacgaaaatggaaaagagagctTATTGTTAATACCTTTGGGGAAGAAGATGCTAGCAGAATCCTTCGTATACCTCTGGCGAGAGAGCTTCACAGTGATTTTATGGTGTGGAGCGGTGAGCAGTCGGGGGAATTTTCAGTGCGGAGCGCCTACAAACTATTACAGACCTCAGATCCTAGAGCTTATGATTTACAAAACATCTACAGGGATTTTTACAAAAGAATATGGCTTCTAAATCTGCCTACAAAAATGAAAGTTACAATCTGGAAACTCTCATGGAATTACATGCTAACTCGAGTGAACATGCAGCACAGGAAGTTAGTGTCCAACTCAGTTTGTCCCCGTTGTGATATAGGAGCCGAGACTATGGATCATATCTTTAGAAAATGCCCTATTTCAGTTTCAGTATGGAGTGCATTAGAAATCCCAAATATTCTACAGGATACAGATTTAGAGTTCATACAGTGGCTCATCGGGATTCTTACCCGTCACTCTTCTTCTCAGAGTAGACTAATTGGTTGTGCGTTATGGGCCATCTGGGGAGACAGGAATACTCGGATCCATGATAAAGTAAGTAGAAGTGGTCAGGAAATAGCAGCCTTTGTAAAAAACTATATTAAAGAACTTGATGGGgttgaatcaaggaaatcaaAAAATTGGAAGGAGGTTGAGCAATGGAAACACCCACCAGGACAAGCAGCAAAAATCAACTTTGATGGAGCATATGATGCGCGACTATTCCAATCGGCTTCAGGGATTGTGGTTAGAAACAGAGAAGGGGATGTTCTCCTCTCTTGCTCAGAAATTCATGAAGAAGTCCCCTCCGCTTTTGCTGCGGAAGCGATCGCTTGCAAGAAAGCAACTCAGATAGGAATTAAAATGAAAGGGTCAGACATTATCATTGAAGGAGATTCGCTATCGGTTATTAAAAAATGCAAGACAGAAAAGCAGGACAAATCACAGATCGGGGCATTTATTCATGATATTCAGCAGGCAACATCTAGATCAAAGCATCTAAGATTCGAACATATTCCAAGATCAGCAAATGGCCTAGCACATATGTTAGCAACAGAAACTTTGAGAACGAAAGAAGAGATATACCTGGTTGAAGGAGTTCCTCGCTTTGCAGAACTGCAGAAGGTGATTGATGGTGAACGAGAACCAGATTGA